One Bos taurus isolate L1 Dominette 01449 registration number 42190680 breed Hereford chromosome 3, ARS-UCD2.0, whole genome shotgun sequence DNA window includes the following coding sequences:
- the FOXE3 gene encoding forkhead box protein E3, translated as MTGRSDMEPPAAFSGFPAPPSVAPSGPPPSPLPGAEPGPEPEEAAAGRGEPEPAPAPGPGRRRRRPLQRGKPPYSYIALIAMALAHAPGRRLTLAAIYRFITERFAFYRDSPRKWQNSIRHNLTLNDCFVKVPREPGNPGKGNYWTLDPAAADMFDNGSFLRRRKRFKRAELPVLPAPPPAAGPPPFPYAPYAPGPGPALLAPPPPAGPGSAPPARLFSVDSLVSLPPELTGLGTPEPPCCAAPDAAFSPCTASPPLYSPPPDRLGLPATRPGPGPLPAEPLLALAGPGTALGPLGPGEAYLRPPGYAPGLERYL; from the coding sequence ATGACTGGGCGCAGCGACATGGAGCCGCCCGCAGCTTTCTCGGGCTTTCCGGCCCCGCCCTCGGTCGCGCCGTCGGGGCCGCCGCCGTCGCCGCTCCCCGGAGCCGAGCCCGGGCCGGAGCccgaggaggcggcggcgggccGCGGGGAGCCGGAGCCCGCGCCGGCGCCCGGGCcgggccggcggcggcggcggcccctgCAGCGCGGGAAGCCGCCCTACTCATACATCGCGCTCATCGCCATGGCGCTGGCGCACGCCCCGGGCCGCCGCCTCACGCTGGCCGCCATCTACCGCTTCATCACCGAGCGCTTCGCCTTCTACCGCGACAGCCCGCGCAAGTGGCAGAACAGCATCCGCCACAACCTCACGCTCAACGACTGCTTCGTCAAGGTGCCCCGCGAGCCGGGCAACCCGGGCAAGGGCAACTACTGGACGCTCGACCCGGCGGCCGCCGACATGTTCGACAACGGCAGCTTCCTGCGGCGCCGCAAGCGCTTCAAACGCGCTGAGCTGCCCGTGCTCCCGGCCCCGCCGCCAGCCGCCGGCCCGCCGCCCTTCCCCTACGCGCCCTACGCGCCCGGCCCCGGGCCCGCGCTGCTCGCGCCGCCGCCCCCAGCCGGCCCCGGCTCCGCGCCTCCCGCGCGCCTCTTCAGCGTCGACAGCCTGGTGAGCCTGCCGCCCGAGCTGACGGGGCTGGGCACCCCCGAGCCGCCCTGCTGCGCGGCCCCCGACGCCGCCTTCTCGCCCTGCACCGCCTCCCCGCCGCTCTACTCACCGCCGCCCGACCGCCTGGGGCTGCCCGCGACGCGCCCCGGCCCCGGGCCGCTGCCAGCCGAGCCGCTGCTGGCCTTGGCAGGGCCGGGAACAGCGCTCGGCCCCCTCGGCCCGGGGGAGGCTTACCTGCGGCCGCCGGGCTACGCGCCAGGGTTGGAGCGCTACCTGTGA